The genomic interval GGCAATTAGAACACAAGGCAAGGGTGGCAAGGTTTTTGGAATTCAATCAAACTTATTTGATATGACTGCTCTGAAAAATTCCTTGCCTGCAAATCTCTAAGGTATTTGCATTCTGTATGTTACCTACACTTTGTATGTAGTCCCAATGTTATAGAAACCATTGAGATTTTGACAATATCATTTGTTGCTCTTCCCCCGCCTTTGCAAAATTTTGGTAGGCATTATTCAGGCCAAGTATTCACTGTGTCCATCTtagaattaaatttgtttttaatcaattATGGAAGGTCCTTATGAAACTATGCAAATACATACTGTTTTCAGGTTGACAGCTTTACAaatgtggcacagctagtagagctgttgtctcatAGCTCGAGCAACTGGTTTCAATCCTGGCCTTTGTCTGTGTGAAGACTGCCTGTtctatgtgggtttcttcctAGTGCTCTGGTTTGCATtatcaaagacatgcagattggtaggttagttggccatggTGAATTGCCCCTACTATGTTGCTGAGTGATAAAATCTCAGGAAAATTGATGGAGAATGTGGGGCAAATAATGTGaaggattagtctaaatgggtgcttgacggtcaaTGTACAGTGAAGTCTAACAAATAAAAATGAGAGAAATAACCAGAAAATTTGCCTTGATACAGATTGAAATATTTGAGCAAATAACATAATGCCTTTTATTAGCCTTACTGATCTTTATGGTTTTGTCTGGGTCTTTGTAAGGGAGCGACTGAAACTATTACAACAGGCATATATATGATAGTTTTAGCTATTGGCAGTTATCCATCTTTATATTTGGCTGTAAATACATTTTTATGTTTTCCAGCACAAGATATTTCTGAAGTCACATCACTCACCAGAAGAAACTTTGGAGCTAGAAGAGGAATGTGCATCaattcatcaacttttatcagtAACAAAAAAACATTGGAAAATGACAGTGAGAAAGGTGTGTGTCTGATGCTATTTAATACAAACCTGAGTatttctgtggaattcattttgcattcattttgtgTTGGTAGTCAAAATTCCACTGTGGGATCCAAGTGCACCATTGATGTTTGACAGATATCAAACAGTTGCCATCATTTTCAATCTATGCCAAgagagtattttgttttgaacaaaaggtaGCTATGTTATGGTGATTTGTTCTCGCATGCCATTTGCAGAGAGAATAAATGTGTGCACCCAAGAGACATTATTCCTTTGGTAGTGTTGTAAAATATACTATTTAACAGAAATATTTCCATGAAAGAACtgacaaaaatttaaattttcactTTTCAGAATTACCTTTCAAGAAACAACGACTGCATTTTAAGCCAGGTGTAAATTTAGAAGTCAAACTGGATGATCTACTAACATCTCAGCTAGTGCATACTCTCTTATTGCACCGATATCCAGCAATTGATGATGAGGTATGTAGTCATGTTGTGACATTAACCTAACACACCACAACTTTTTATACTTAAATTGGACCAAAGTCTCACCAGATCTTCCCTCTAATTGTTGACAAAAGACTTAAATATATATTGTAACTCCGGCTGTTCAGTTCAGAATTAGATCAAatccagtgtgttttttttttctgaaataggACATGAAATTGGTTCTTCCATCATTGATCTTGAAATGTGCTCAGAAACAGCTGGAGTTATCCAAAAGCAATGTTTATCGTTCAATACCACGATGGCGTTTGGGTTCCAACAGAGATGCATACTGCTATCGCAAAGCACATAATCATCTTCAGGCTTTCAAGGTTTGTATTCTCCAACTAAGATGGATTGGAAGGCCATCAGAATACTTGTTTCCACTAACATTTTCCACCTTTTATATTTCTAAGTGTACTAATTTATACTTAAGCTGGTGGACACCATCAGTTCCCTATTTAATATAGTGGTTATTTGTATGCTCAATGCAAATCAGCCTGTTTGACCATCAGAGATGCTTAATCGTCTTATTCTACGGATGTCTcaatcaatatttaaaataatagtcAGGATTGCAAGACTTTGATTTAACATTTTGACCCTTGGGCCTAATGTAATAAAATAACCTTGGCATTTAACAGATTTACCAAATTGCTCAGTGCTAGTGTAAAGGAAGTTGAAATTAAACTTTCcagatgctgggaatttgaaatcgaaaaacagaaaatagtggaagtaCTCAACACTGGAAgaccttgaaatgttaattctgtttcactttccatagatgctgcctgacctgctgtgagtgcttccagctttttctgtttttattttttttattgaatacGTTCCATATATACAAATAATATAGTTTAATGCAAGTGTTGGATGACAATCGGGCATCAAAGTTCATGTGTATCAAACTTAGTCTTAACAGGATAGATAATAAATGGTAAGGAAATTAAGTTCAATGAGCCTCTTCCTAAAAATAAATCTCTGCAGAGTTGCAGAGGTGGACGTTTCCATTGCCTTGTTTtaccatgaaaaacttgcttgcttcAGTCCTAACCTTGCTTTTGTTGGTTTCCATAATCTCTTATCTTGATAAAGTTTAGTCTGACGTttttctctgtgcctctcatttcTTTCAAACACATTTCTCCGGCCTTTTCTCAAAACTGTGCCACCAGTCAAGACTTGGCCACAAGTGGCATATTATTCCAAATATAGTCTGACTTGTTTGGTTTTTTTTCATAATATAGTTTGGCATTCTACCTACCTTGAAATTTATCAACTCTGTTGTcgaccaaatgctggcaatccTTCACGTTTATCCtttatggattttaaaaaaattcctgagTGCTTTTATCACATTTTGTCATGTTCACTTGTTATTACACTTTATTTGCATTTTCTGTCTGCttagttaaatattttatttactaaCTCGTCTTTTGGTAGTCCATCCTATGATTTGACAGCACTATTTTGATTTTGGCTGTATTTGTTGTTCCAACTGCCTagagcagaaataaaattcaaactttgggggggggggggggggggttcattcCACAGATATATGCTTAGCATGTATCTTCCACCTACCAGTTTTGTCCAGTATTAAATGAAAATGTTATTGTGTTTATTTCCTCTTGCTACATGGTCCAAAGGGCTTGGTTgtcaaaaatgtaaataaagtgAAACAATCCATCCTCCTTTTTATTATGTATACAGAGTTTAATCATTCAACCACAGATATATGCTTAGCATGTATCTTCCACCTACCAGTTTTGTCCAGTATTAAATGAAAATGTTATTGTGTTTATTTCCTCTTGCTACATGGTCCAAAGGGCTTGGTTgtcaaaaatgtaaataaagtgAAACAATCCATCCTCCTTTTTATTATGTATACAGAGTTTAATCATTCAACATGTGGAGACTAAATGCCTTCATAGCCATGGTCTCTTGAGATCCTGATTAAAGCAACTAAAAGACAAAAAATGGGGAACCTATTTTATCCTCTTCAAAGCTTCTCCCACTGATTTAAACCCTGGGCATCTTTTCCTTCACTGAAAGGTTCAGTAAAGTTCTGGTGGGTTATGTGAAATGTATTCAAATCAACAGAAGTGACTAAGAAAATGTTATGATGGATTTTGTTTCTTTGCAGAGAACATGCCTGGAACAAGGGAAGCTATTATTGCAAGCAGGATGCTGGGAAACTTCATTAAACTACATACTGATTGCATGGAGGATTACAAGTGAACTTCCACAGTGGGATAATAGCTTTCACAATGAATGTACACAACAGTGTTTTACAGTTTTAGCTGTTCAGGGCACAACTGCCTTGCAAAAAAGCTGTCTAGAGTTGGACAAGTATAAACAACTTAGGAAAAGGTAAATGCTTCAACATCGATGTTAAGAGAAGGTATAGAATTAATTTCTGGAAAGGGGTGTTGAATTGGTAGTGACTTTGATCTATCCAAAATACTCTACTATGTAAATGTAAAAATCACATTGTTATTAACGTTGGTCACAGTTCCAGATGGCCAACCATACGAGGAGTTGGTGACCTTTTTTTGAGAAAGGGTTGCATTTGCACTCCCCCTAGACTCTTCCTTGAAATGAAATAATCATATTACAAATAACTACTGAATTCTTAAATCATAAATATTTCAATTGGTTCAGACTTAAATCTTTAGTTGTCAAGGAAATATAAACATTGTTTAAATACACAGCCCTCATAATTTCTTGTTTTTGGCCTGATATTCTTTTGGAGCTGCTCTACTCATTTTCATTTATAGACTACCCCTTCCTGTAAAATTTAAAATCTACCAAAAATGAGCAAATTAATAATTTTCATCCATTATTAGCCTTGCTATTGTAAATAAACAGTCTGTGGCATGAACTGCATCACTAATATTTAAACTAACCTTCATATATTTTCGTTTGTCTTTGATGTGCCCAGAACTTTTAGTTTTCCCTCTTATTTTCCTAGGTTTTGTGTACATTGACCAGGCTGTTTCCTACTCCAGTTTTTCTTCCACAGTATCCTCCAATTCATCCATTTGGAAATTAATACTGATCTGgccccccaccccttcacttTGTATGTTGTAGCAAAATTGTCAAGTTGATGAAATAA from Pristis pectinata isolate sPriPec2 chromosome 4, sPriPec2.1.pri, whole genome shotgun sequence carries:
- the LOC127569437 gene encoding uncharacterized protein LOC127569437 isoform X1; this translates as MAPSENLRQVLVEIPNPQPKIAVHLRRSYEEILNSTRVQTRLTTLHANVPPMSFLRRENEPTGDCLVQDVNVESAQDISEVTSLTRRNFGARRGMCINSSTFISNKKTLENDSEKELPFKKQRLHFKPGVNLEVKLDDLLTSQLVHTLLLHRYPAIDDEDMKLVLPSLILKCAQKQLELSKSNVYRSIPRWRLGSNRDAYCYRKAHNHLQAFKRTCLEQGKLLLQAGCWETSLNYILIAWRITSELPQWDNSFHNECTQQCFTVLAVQGTTALQKSCLELDKYKQLRKRLRIAYTQNKLIKPCLEELDRIIVVLECSPSEQIPSCLNA
- the LOC127569437 gene encoding uncharacterized protein LOC127569437 isoform X2, producing MAPSENLRQVLVEIPNPQPKIAVHLRRSYEEILNSTRVQTRLTTLHANVPPMSFLRRENEPTAQDISEVTSLTRRNFGARRGMCINSSTFISNKKTLENDSEKELPFKKQRLHFKPGVNLEVKLDDLLTSQLVHTLLLHRYPAIDDEDMKLVLPSLILKCAQKQLELSKSNVYRSIPRWRLGSNRDAYCYRKAHNHLQAFKRTCLEQGKLLLQAGCWETSLNYILIAWRITSELPQWDNSFHNECTQQCFTVLAVQGTTALQKSCLELDKYKQLRKRLRIAYTQNKLIKPCLEELDRIIVVLECSPSEQIPSCLNA